One genomic region from Cumulibacter soli encodes:
- the ggt gene encoding gamma-glutamyltransferase, giving the protein MTRGMISAPQPEAVEAGLEVLEAGGNAVDAAVATALVQTAVDPQMCGIAGFGTMHVYLPQHGVHTTLDFHGRSPAAVREDMWQDLIVREAEDGWGFILEGRVNEKGYGAISTPRTLVALSTALERWGTRSFGDLLDPAIAYCEDGYAVRPHMWEFWHEPPVAGRESNIGLVTKNPAARAIYCKDDGSTLDIGDVLRNPDMGAVLRRIRDHGVDDFYSGDIAQRIVADMQANGGLISAEDLQQCAPEDNAPLCGDYRGFRIATNNPPGGGIQLIEMLNILENFDLKSMGHNSVDYVRVVAEAMKIATADKDAKVGDPRFVDVPVEELTSKEYAAAKAEQIRRGERAAVPRFNSGGNGESKHTTQVTVVDEHDNCVTMTHTLGQPSGVVTPDLGFMYNGAMMVFDPRPGRPGSLAPGKARFSALSPTMVFRGDRPYLVLGAPGATYITMGNLQVMLNVLEFGMSAQEAITAPRFSATSETIELTNLIRRSTERGLQQLGYNTRRYSKAFKFAWVHAIRIGADGALDGGADPATDGLAAMTSN; this is encoded by the coding sequence ATGACTCGGGGAATGATCAGCGCACCCCAGCCAGAGGCAGTAGAGGCCGGGCTTGAGGTGCTCGAAGCAGGCGGTAATGCCGTCGATGCGGCAGTGGCGACAGCGCTAGTGCAGACTGCCGTCGATCCCCAGATGTGCGGTATAGCGGGCTTCGGGACGATGCATGTATATCTGCCCCAGCACGGGGTGCACACCACGCTTGACTTTCACGGGCGTTCGCCGGCAGCCGTCCGAGAGGACATGTGGCAGGACCTGATCGTCCGTGAGGCCGAAGACGGGTGGGGCTTCATACTCGAGGGTCGGGTAAACGAGAAGGGGTACGGCGCGATCAGCACACCGCGCACGCTCGTAGCGTTGAGCACCGCCCTCGAACGTTGGGGCACGCGCTCGTTCGGCGACTTGCTCGACCCCGCGATTGCTTACTGCGAGGATGGGTACGCCGTCCGTCCGCACATGTGGGAATTCTGGCATGAGCCTCCCGTCGCCGGTCGTGAGTCGAACATTGGGTTGGTGACCAAGAACCCTGCCGCGCGGGCAATCTATTGCAAGGACGACGGTTCGACCCTCGACATTGGCGACGTTTTACGTAACCCAGATATGGGCGCCGTACTGCGCCGGATTCGCGACCACGGCGTCGATGACTTCTACAGTGGCGACATCGCGCAGCGGATTGTCGCGGACATGCAGGCGAACGGCGGACTGATCAGCGCCGAAGATCTGCAGCAGTGCGCTCCCGAGGACAACGCGCCCCTATGCGGTGACTACCGCGGCTTTCGGATCGCGACCAATAATCCGCCCGGCGGAGGCATCCAATTGATCGAGATGCTGAATATATTGGAGAACTTTGACCTGAAGTCGATGGGGCACAACAGCGTCGACTACGTCCGCGTGGTCGCCGAAGCAATGAAAATCGCGACCGCCGACAAGGATGCGAAAGTCGGTGATCCGCGGTTTGTCGATGTGCCGGTGGAGGAGTTGACCTCTAAGGAGTACGCCGCGGCAAAGGCCGAGCAGATTCGCCGCGGCGAAAGGGCCGCGGTTCCTCGATTCAATAGCGGAGGTAACGGCGAAAGTAAGCACACGACTCAGGTGACCGTTGTCGACGAACACGACAACTGCGTCACGATGACCCATACGCTCGGGCAGCCATCCGGGGTCGTCACGCCCGACCTCGGGTTCATGTACAACGGCGCGATGATGGTGTTCGATCCGCGTCCGGGCAGACCCGGATCGCTCGCGCCGGGCAAAGCACGTTTCTCCGCGCTTTCGCCGACGATGGTCTTTCGTGGCGATCGGCCCTACCTCGTTCTCGGCGCACCTGGCGCCACTTACATCACGATGGGGAACCTCCAGGTGATGCTGAATGTGTTGGAATTCGGGATGTCAGCACAAGAAGCGATCACCGCGCCGCGGTTCTCCGCCACATCGGAGACGATTGAACTCACCAACTTGATTCGCCGATCCACTGAACGTGGCCTGCAGCAACTCGGCTACAACACGCGGCGGTACTCCAAAGCGTTCAAGTTTGCCTGGGTGCACGCAATCCGGATCGGCGCGGACGGCGCGCTTGATGGGGGAGCCGACCCCGCGACCGATGGCCTCGCTGCGATGACCTCGAACTAA
- a CDS encoding metal-sensitive transcriptional regulator: MEHAAPGYSDDKDAILKRLRRIEGQVRGIARMVEEDTYCIDVLTQVSAATKALQSVALGLLDEHLGHCVRHAVAEGGESADEKIAEASAAIARLVKS, from the coding sequence ATGGAACACGCAGCGCCAGGTTATAGCGACGACAAAGACGCGATCCTCAAGCGCCTCCGCCGGATCGAGGGCCAGGTGCGCGGTATCGCGCGGATGGTCGAGGAAGACACCTACTGCATCGACGTACTGACGCAGGTATCCGCCGCGACCAAGGCACTGCAGTCGGTCGCCCTCGGACTTCTCGACGAACATCTGGGGCACTGCGTTCGGCACGCCGTCGCCGAAGGCGGCGAGTCCGCCGACGAAAAGATCGCCGAGGCCAGCGCCGCCATCGCGCGACTCGTGAAATCCTGA
- a CDS encoding sensor histidine kinase, translating into MLDVPSIGVIVLTTAVCTAIVMTLAALVLRLNRKGPVASQFAIVVVAAVLSIVTATLAVMVEMFISSHDLTVLVWVIAIATILSLAASWVMISRAVDRSIGRLTSSTQSIADGAVLEPADPGWREFNELHARLAETSVQLAQARAEVEKLDAARRQFFAWISHDLRTPLAGIRAMSESIEDGYAPDPAEYVRSIRSRVDALTAMVDDLFALSTLQSGTVALQRELVPLLDIVSDAVVDVQAAARVRGIQIVHRDIDGHMLWADPRELTRAIGNLLANSIRHAPQDSDVVVTAHHRDDDHLIVSVLDRGPGVASSDLGHMFDVGWRAGTARTAAPESTSGAGLGLAIVRGIVEAHGGEVAANRLANGFEMSITLPIPTSGK; encoded by the coding sequence ATGCTCGACGTACCGTCGATCGGCGTGATCGTGCTGACCACGGCGGTGTGCACCGCGATCGTGATGACCCTGGCGGCCCTGGTACTACGCCTCAACCGCAAGGGTCCGGTCGCATCGCAATTCGCCATCGTCGTCGTAGCTGCCGTGTTGAGTATTGTGACCGCGACGCTGGCGGTCATGGTCGAGATGTTCATCTCTAGCCACGACCTCACCGTGCTCGTGTGGGTGATCGCAATCGCCACGATCCTGAGCCTTGCGGCGTCATGGGTGATGATTTCGCGCGCGGTTGACCGCTCGATCGGACGCTTAACGAGTTCTACGCAGAGCATTGCGGACGGTGCCGTGCTCGAGCCTGCGGACCCCGGCTGGCGGGAATTCAACGAGTTGCACGCGCGACTCGCCGAGACGTCGGTGCAATTGGCGCAGGCGCGGGCAGAGGTCGAGAAGCTGGATGCTGCCCGGCGGCAGTTCTTCGCGTGGATATCTCACGATCTACGCACCCCGCTGGCCGGCATCCGCGCGATGAGCGAATCGATCGAAGACGGATATGCGCCTGATCCAGCGGAGTACGTGCGCTCTATCCGCTCACGTGTCGATGCGCTGACCGCCATGGTCGATGACTTGTTTGCTTTGTCCACCCTGCAGAGCGGCACGGTGGCTCTACAGCGCGAACTCGTGCCGTTGCTGGATATCGTCTCCGATGCCGTCGTCGACGTGCAGGCTGCGGCGAGGGTACGCGGCATTCAGATCGTGCACCGGGATATCGATGGCCACATGCTCTGGGCCGATCCGCGCGAACTCACCCGCGCTATCGGCAATCTGCTCGCGAACAGCATTCGGCACGCACCACAGGACTCCGACGTTGTGGTGACCGCGCATCACCGCGACGACGACCATCTGATTGTCAGCGTCCTCGATCGGGGTCCCGGCGTCGCCAGCAGCGACCTAGGGCACATGTTCGATGTCGGCTGGCGGGCCGGCACCGCTCGTACCGCGGCCCCGGAATCGACCTCTGGCGCCGGTCTGGGGTTAGCGATCGTGCGCGGAATCGTCGAGGCGCACGGGGGCGAGGTAGCGGCTAACCGCCTCGCGAACGGATTCGAGATGTCGATCACCTTGCCGATACCGACCTCGGGCAAGTAA
- a CDS encoding DUF3618 domain-containing protein, with amino-acid sequence MAERTPADIQRDIDRTRDALAGTLDQIAVRVNPKRLVDSGKEQVQGFFESPKGKAVIAGAGALLVLLIGRRVALSKRNKRERDLELLTRYGLLDN; translated from the coding sequence GTGGCCGAGCGCACACCCGCCGACATTCAGCGCGACATCGACCGGACTCGTGATGCACTTGCGGGCACGCTGGACCAGATAGCGGTGCGTGTGAATCCAAAGCGTCTCGTTGACAGCGGCAAGGAACAGGTTCAGGGGTTTTTTGAATCACCGAAAGGCAAAGCGGTCATCGCCGGTGCCGGCGCATTGCTCGTGCTGTTGATCGGTCGCCGAGTCGCCCTCAGTAAGCGCAACAAGCGCGAGCGCGACCTGGAACTGCTCACTCGCTATGGACTGCTGGACAACTAA
- a CDS encoding Dyp-type peroxidase produces the protein MKVSRRRFLGGAGAAVGTLAAGAVLAGCDDQSTADSAPKPTPAQPFYGTHQMGIIAPTAEYATAIALDVTASDRDGLVGVLTSISANIEALTQHDPPEPEELLAVPEDAGIVVGVPGKLTSGTLSAGASLFDDRFGLAKLKPAALVPMPDGLARDELDPARTHGDLLLVLQAPNRDTVTNAVRRILRDLTGAATARWMLDVFARPDTTEAPDVTSTRNLMGFKDGTANPDPTLDDLMNDVVWSAGAEDGEPEWCAGGTYLAARTLRMIVEDWDAQTLDHQEKVFGRTKVTGAPLDGKVESDVPVYPKDTAGQKIPLTAHIRLANPRDGEALLMLRRSMSYERGIDANGQLDQGLFFVSYQRTMQAFLEAQARLKGEPLEQFVITHGGGFYFSFPGPAKGEYLGAALIDAAG, from the coding sequence GTGAAGGTAAGCAGGCGACGATTCCTCGGCGGCGCGGGCGCCGCGGTCGGAACCCTCGCCGCAGGGGCTGTGTTGGCGGGGTGCGATGACCAATCCACCGCAGATAGCGCGCCGAAGCCCACGCCCGCGCAGCCGTTCTACGGAACTCACCAGATGGGCATCATTGCACCGACGGCCGAGTATGCGACAGCGATCGCGCTGGATGTCACCGCGAGCGACCGTGACGGCCTCGTCGGCGTCTTGACCTCGATCTCGGCGAATATCGAAGCCCTGACCCAGCACGACCCGCCCGAGCCAGAGGAGCTCCTAGCGGTTCCCGAGGACGCCGGGATCGTCGTCGGTGTGCCGGGCAAACTCACCAGCGGAACCCTGAGCGCTGGCGCATCGCTGTTCGACGACAGATTCGGGCTGGCAAAACTCAAACCGGCTGCGCTGGTTCCGATGCCGGACGGTCTGGCGCGCGACGAACTCGACCCTGCGCGCACCCATGGGGACCTCTTGCTGGTGTTACAGGCCCCGAACCGCGACACCGTCACCAACGCCGTACGCCGGATCCTGCGAGATCTCACCGGTGCGGCTACAGCGCGCTGGATGCTCGACGTGTTCGCCCGGCCCGATACCACCGAGGCCCCCGACGTGACCTCCACGCGTAATCTGATGGGCTTCAAAGACGGCACAGCGAACCCGGACCCAACCCTCGACGATCTGATGAACGACGTGGTGTGGAGCGCGGGCGCCGAGGACGGCGAGCCCGAGTGGTGTGCCGGCGGCACCTATCTCGCGGCGCGAACGCTGCGCATGATTGTCGAGGACTGGGACGCACAGACCCTCGATCATCAAGAGAAGGTGTTCGGTCGGACGAAAGTGACGGGCGCGCCACTGGATGGCAAGGTCGAATCCGACGTCCCGGTCTACCCCAAAGACACAGCAGGACAGAAGATTCCGCTGACCGCGCATATTCGCCTGGCCAACCCGCGGGACGGCGAGGCCCTGTTGATGCTGCGGCGATCAATGAGTTACGAGCGGGGCATCGACGCCAACGGCCAACTGGACCAGGGACTGTTCTTCGTCAGTTACCAGCGAACCATGCAAGCGTTCCTGGAGGCGCAGGCGCGCCTCAAGGGTGAACCGCTCGAACAATTCGTCATCACGCACGGCGGCGGGTTCTATTTTTCGTTCCCCGGGCCGGCGAAAGGTGAGTATCTCGGCGCCGCCCTGATCGACGCGGCTGGATGA
- the bcp gene encoding thioredoxin-dependent thiol peroxidase: MTETARLQPGDAAPAFTLTDDAGAQVSLSDFAGAPVIVYFYPAALTPGCTKQACDFTSSYDDLKGAGYRVIGISPDKPAKLAKFREKESLSITLLSDPDKQVATAYGAYGEKKLYGRVSVGIIRSTFVIDSDGKVAEAQYNVKATGHVDRLIKKLDLG, encoded by the coding sequence ATGACCGAGACCGCCCGTCTGCAGCCTGGGGACGCCGCACCAGCATTTACGCTCACCGATGATGCAGGCGCCCAGGTCTCACTCAGCGACTTCGCCGGAGCGCCCGTCATCGTCTACTTCTACCCCGCCGCGCTGACCCCTGGCTGCACGAAGCAGGCCTGCGACTTCACGTCCTCGTACGACGACCTGAAGGGTGCGGGATATCGCGTGATCGGCATCTCGCCGGACAAGCCAGCGAAGCTGGCTAAGTTCCGTGAGAAGGAATCGCTGTCAATCACGCTGCTCAGCGATCCAGACAAGCAAGTCGCGACGGCGTACGGCGCGTACGGCGAGAAGAAGCTGTACGGCAGAGTCTCCGTCGGCATCATCCGATCAACGTTCGTGATCGACTCCGACGGCAAGGTCGCCGAAGCGCAGTACAACGTGAAGGCCACCGGCCACGTCGATCGCCTGATCAAGAAACTCGACCTCGGTTAA
- a CDS encoding carboxyl transferase domain-containing protein codes for MTDAANSRPPRLSARELIELTLDEGSFISWDSPLVYPQDAAPGASEEYVEQLIAASEKAGTDESVISGEGKLSGRRIAILASEFRFLAGSIGKNAADRIVATVRRATAEGLPLVAAPSSGGTRMQEGTPAFLQMIDISKAVTAHKAAGLSYLVYLRHPTTGGVMASWGSLGQVTAAEPKAMLGFLGPRVFEAIYDEEFPEGVQVSENLYQRGIIDAVVTPQQVGKLLDKVLRITSPAEGPIEVPRPQLTTQDASRMPDVDVWQSVLASRRTERPGVRDLLRIAANDVIPLNGTGQGERDPGLLLALARFNSYACVVLGQDRRMQNAKHQLGPEGLRVARRGMQLATELGLPLVTVIDTPGAALSAEAENGGLAGEIARCLADLSTVRTPTVAIMMGQGTGGAALALLPSDRVIAAQHSWLSPLPPEGASAIIHRTVDRADEMARSQQISCKQMLAAGTIHTVVLEDPDAADEPIEFCNRLSQTLQAELSTLTRRPLQALLTARGVPWA; via the coding sequence ATGACTGACGCCGCCAACTCCCGCCCGCCCCGACTCTCTGCGCGCGAGTTAATCGAACTCACGCTGGACGAAGGGTCGTTCATTTCCTGGGACTCCCCCTTGGTCTATCCGCAGGACGCCGCGCCGGGCGCTTCCGAAGAGTACGTCGAACAGCTCATCGCTGCGTCGGAGAAGGCTGGCACAGATGAGTCGGTAATCTCGGGCGAGGGCAAGCTATCCGGTCGCCGCATCGCGATCCTCGCCAGCGAGTTTCGATTCCTCGCAGGCTCGATCGGCAAGAATGCTGCCGACCGCATCGTCGCGACGGTACGACGCGCAACCGCCGAGGGGCTCCCCCTGGTGGCCGCGCCGAGCTCCGGGGGCACCCGGATGCAGGAGGGCACGCCGGCATTCCTGCAAATGATCGACATTTCAAAGGCCGTCACCGCACACAAGGCCGCGGGCTTGTCGTATCTGGTCTACCTGCGCCACCCCACCACCGGCGGCGTGATGGCGTCCTGGGGGTCACTGGGCCAGGTGACGGCCGCCGAACCTAAGGCGATGCTCGGTTTCCTCGGACCTCGCGTGTTCGAGGCCATCTACGACGAGGAATTTCCCGAGGGCGTTCAAGTCTCCGAGAACCTGTATCAGCGCGGGATTATCGACGCCGTCGTCACGCCGCAGCAGGTGGGCAAACTGCTCGATAAGGTCCTGCGGATCACGTCGCCGGCCGAGGGACCGATCGAGGTGCCGCGCCCGCAACTGACCACACAGGATGCGAGCCGGATGCCCGACGTCGATGTGTGGCAGTCGGTATTGGCCTCGCGCCGCACGGAACGTCCTGGGGTGCGAGACTTGCTGCGGATCGCCGCGAACGATGTGATTCCGTTGAATGGCACAGGTCAGGGCGAGCGCGACCCGGGTCTGCTGCTGGCGTTGGCCCGGTTCAACTCGTACGCGTGCGTCGTACTCGGGCAGGACCGGCGGATGCAGAACGCGAAGCACCAACTCGGCCCGGAAGGTTTACGAGTGGCCAGGCGCGGTATGCAGTTAGCCACAGAATTAGGTTTGCCACTGGTGACCGTCATCGACACGCCGGGCGCAGCACTGTCGGCCGAGGCGGAGAACGGTGGCTTGGCGGGTGAGATCGCGCGTTGTTTGGCCGACCTCTCCACGGTCCGCACGCCGACAGTGGCGATCATGATGGGTCAAGGGACCGGGGGTGCCGCGTTGGCTCTGCTGCCGAGCGACCGGGTAATAGCCGCACAGCATTCGTGGCTTTCTCCGCTTCCCCCCGAGGGCGCTAGCGCCATCATCCACCGCACGGTTGACCGCGCCGACGAAATGGCGCGATCTCAGCAGATCTCATGCAAGCAGATGCTCGCGGCGGGCACCATTCACACGGTGGTGCTGGAGGATCCGGACGCAGCCGACGAGCCCATCGAGTTCTGCAACCGGTTATCGCAAACACTGCAGGCTGAACTATCGACCCTTACCCGCCGTCCGTTGCAAGCATTGCTGACCGCGCGCGGGGTGCCCTGGGCGTAA